The Budorcas taxicolor isolate Tak-1 chromosome 25, Takin1.1, whole genome shotgun sequence genome includes a region encoding these proteins:
- the SPDYC gene encoding speedy protein C has product MNDAQDPATVPGAVTQVKLRGWSRQGEGDESSHLRQHQELQAFLHLLEHSFLQDFLSKDPCFQISDKYLLAMVLVYFRRANLQLSEYTHSNLFLALYLANDMEEDLEDPKNVIFLWALGQDWHHQVSDFLHQRDKLWARMGFRAVVRRQSCEEVMAKEPTHWAWTRERHPHHGRAQRSYPKAQIPLPRGPGLSPPHCPLCALLPRRSLCCHRPRPLPVLSKCLSYNAEWHSFQAWPWSRGFLIVLPTQLLLEPGTYTLHIFSKLLLCPRH; this is encoded by the exons ATGAACGATGCCCAAGATCCGGCCACAGTCCCTGGAGCTGTTACCCAAGTGAAGCTGAGGGGCTGGAGCCGTCAAGGTGAGGGTGATGAGTCTTCCCATCTCCGCCAACACCAAGAGCTCCAGGCCTTTCTCCACCTTCTGG aGCACAGTTTCCTCCAGGATTTCCTCTCCAAAGATCCCTGTTTCCAGATTTCAGACAAG TATCTCCTGGCCATGGTGCTGGTCTACTTCCGGCGTGCCAACCTGCAGCTCAGCGAGTACACCCACAGCAATCTGTTCCTGGCACT GTACCTTGCAAATGACATGGAGGAAGACCTGGAGGACCCCAAAAACGTGATTTTTCTATGGGCCCTGGGCCAAGATTGGCATCATCAAGTGTCAGACTTCCTGCATCAGAGGGACAAGCTGTGGGCACGGATGGGCTTCAGGGCTGTTGTGAGACGCCAGAGCTGTGAGGAG GTCATGGCCAAGGAGCCGACCCACTGGGCCTGGACTCGGGAGCGGCACCCCCACCATGGCAGGGCTCAAAGGAGCTACCCAAAGGCCCAGATCCCCCTCCCCCGGGGTCCCGGCCTCTCGCCACCCCActgccctctctgtgccttgcTCCCTCGCCGCAGCCTCTGCTGCCACCGCCCCCGCCCCTTGCCTGTCTTATCCAAGTGCCTTTCCTACAATGCTGAGTGGCATTCCTTCCAAGCTTGGCCCTGGAGTAGGGGCTTCCTCATTGTCCTGCCCACCCAGCTGCTACTGGAGCCAGGCACCTATACCCTCCACA TCTTCTCTAAGCTGCTGCTGTGCCCTCGGCACTGA